CCGCTCCAGGCCGGCAAACTTTTGCGGCGGCGTCAGTTAGCTTCGCCGGTTCGAGGCCGGGCGGCGTGTCGGAGAATATGCTGAATCGGCATTTTAATGGTGATTCATTGATGAAACAGCGATGAAACAGCACGTATTCGGCGAAACGGGCAAGCAGCGGGTGGCCGTGGTGGGGGCCTCCACCAGCCGCGCCAAATATGGCAACCGCGCCGTCCGGGCCTATCGCGCCGCCGGCTGGGAGGTGTACCCGGTGCACCTCACCGCTGCCGCCATCGAGGGGATCCCGGCCTTCCGCAGCGTCCTCGACCTGCCGGAGCGGTTGGAGCG
The window above is part of the Candidatus Krumholzibacteriia bacterium genome. Proteins encoded here:
- a CDS encoding CoA-binding protein yields the protein MKQHVFGETGKQRVAVVGASTSRAKYGNRAVRAYRAAGWEVYPVHLTAAAIEGIPAFRSVLDLPERLER